One Mugil cephalus isolate CIBA_MC_2020 chromosome 12, CIBA_Mcephalus_1.1, whole genome shotgun sequence DNA segment encodes these proteins:
- the LOC125017720 gene encoding claudin-10: MGYRTVVMYMEIGCFVVCVSGWILVCSTMPTEIWTWSEVDSIVLTTSNYFSNLWKDCISDSTGVSDCKGIPSMLALNWDIHMCRALIIICIILSFFGSILVLVGMKCTKIGGSEIANARVTFAGGMNYLIGGMCAMVAFSYYGNKIRAEFQDPNFRAQKFEIGVGVFVGWGGSTLLVVGGLIYSIFAGREGFHSSSKKYYPRRLPDAYTAVSAKKSVVSLARTETNKSRISRITSGSRASGISVITNTTRTTASKGYV; the protein is encoded by the exons ATGGGTTACAGGACGGTGGTGATGTACATGGAGATCGGCTGCTTCGTGGTCTGCGTGTCTGGATGGATCCTCGTCTGCTCCACGATGCCCACAGAGATCTGGACGTGGTCCGAAGTGGACAGCATAGTCCTGACGACGTCAAACTACTTCTCCAACCTGTGGAAAGACTGTATATCTGATTCAACCGGTGTCTCTGACTGCAAGGGGATTCCATCAATGCTTGCGCTGAACT GGGACATTCACATGTGCCGGGCTCTCATCATCATCTGTatcatcctttctttcttcgGATCAATTTTGGTCTTAGTGGGAATGAAGTGCACTAAGATTGGGGGGTCTGAGATTGCTAATGCAAGAGTGACCTTTGCTGGAGGGATGAACTACCTCATAGGAG GCATGTGTGCTATGGTTGCTTTCTCCTATTACGGAAACAAAATCAGAGCTGAATTTCAAGACCCCAACTTCAGAGCTCAGAA GTTTGAAATAGGCGTTGGCGTCTTTGTCGGCTGGGGGGGCTCCACCTTACTGGTGGTTGGAGGCCTTATTTACAGTATCTTTGCAGGGAGGGAAGGATTCCACTCAAG CTCAAAGAAGTACTATCCCCGCCGGCTCCCCGATGCCTACACGGCTGTTTCAGCAAAAAAGAGCGTTGTGTCTTTGGCTCGCACAGAGACCAACAAGAGCAGAATATCGAGGATCACCAGCGGCAGCCGGGCCAGCGGCATCTCTGTAATCACCAACACCACCAGGACGACAGCTTCTAAAGGATACGTGTGA
- the LOC125017756 gene encoding claudin-10, which produces MRKRLIQVFGFLISSLGWLFVLCTLAMDYWRITQLGGQGGSFIIRVAWYWSNLWKDCFTDSTAVTNCRDFPVLWTVTPYIQGVRGLLMCGVTLGFVAVVLCFVGMECTFIGGAEKTKDKLLFSGAVFHLAGGVSDIAAYCLYINRVARTTFAQSVGPGVLRYDLGPPLFLGLVGSFLIMLGALLYAVTVFRVMCRESNVAEIYGGGTYMAPASRGRTLYTGYYGPSGLYGSYLSGGSSSSKISKLSQATPTNISERDAFV; this is translated from the exons ATGAGGAAACGCCTGATCCAAGTATTCGGCTTCTTGATCTCGTCACTGGGATGGCTGTTCGTGCTGTGCACCTTGGCGATGGACTACTGGAGGATCACCCAGCTCGGAGGACAAGGAGGCTCCTTCATCATCAGGGTGGCCTGGTACTGGTCCAACCTGTGGAAGGACTGTTTCACTGACTCCACCGCTGTCACCAACTGCAGGGACTTCCCAGTGCTCTGGACTGTCACTC CTTACATCCAGGGGGTGAGGGGACTGCTGATGTGCGGTGTGACCCTCGGATTCGTCGCCGTGGTGCTTTGCTTTGTTGGGATGGAGTGCACTTTCATCGGCGGAGCCGAAAAAACCAAAGACAAGCTGCTCTTTAGCGGAGCGGTGTTTCACTTGGCTGGCG GTGTGTCAGACATCGCTGCCTACTGCTTATACATCAACAGAGTTGCCAGAACAACCTTTGCTCAGAGTGTGGGGCCAGGAGTCTTACG GTATGACTTAGGTCCTCCCCTATTTCTAGGATTGGTGGGAAGCTTTTTAATCATGTTGGGGGCTCTGCTTTATGCTGTGACAGTCTTCCGAGTAATGTGCCGTGAAAG TAACGTGGCGGAAATCTATGGAGGAGGCACATACATGGCCCCTGCCTCAAGAGGAAGAACCCTTTACACCGGATACTACGGACCCTCCGGGCTGTACGGCTCTTATTTATCAGGGGGATCCAGCAGCTCCAAGATATCAAAGCTGTCCCAGGCAACGCCAACGAATATTTCAGAAAGAGATGCATTTGTGTAG
- the LOC125018249 gene encoding claudin-10-like isoform X2, which translates to MSGLQILAFVSGLAGLGATIGATVSNEWRATSRASSVITATWVLQGLWNNCAGNAIGALHCRPHHTIFGLEGYIQACRGLMIAAVCLGFFGSVFALVGMKCTKIGGSDKSKARIACFAGVDFILSGLCSLSSCSLYAHRITSEFFDPMFVAQKYELGAALFIGWAGSILCILGGSMLCFSIADALTKSNNQVNYVYKGASQSHISSHPRGQAQPVNQRPPPDYSSSSRIQHFDKNVYV; encoded by the exons ATGTCAGGCTTGCAGATTCTGGCGTTTGTCAGCGGTCTGGCCGGGCTGGGGGCCACAATCGGCGCCACAGTGTCCAATGAATGGAGGGCCACCAGCCGGGCATCCTCAGTCATCACAGCGACCTGGGTGCTCCAGGGTCTGTGGAACAACTGTGCTGGAAATGCCATTGGAGCTCTGCACTGCAGACCACATCACACCATCTTTGGGCTGGAAG GTTACATCCAAGCTTGCAGAGGGCTGATGATAGCGGCCGTCTGCCTGGGTTTCTTCGGCTCCGTGTTCGCCCTCGTGGGAATGAAATGCACCAAAATCGGAGGAAGTGACAAAAGCAAAGCCAGGATCGCCTGCTTTGCCGGCGTAGATTTCATCCTCAGCG gcCTCTGCTCGCTTTCATCATGCTCCTTGTATGCACACCGGATAACATCAGAGTTTTTTGACCCGATGTTTGTGGCACAAAA GTACGAGCTGGGAGCCGCTCTCTTTATCGGCTGGGCCGGTTCTATTCTTTGCATTCTGGGAGGCAGCATGCTCTGCTTCTCGATCGCGGATGCTTTGACCAAAAG CAACAATCAGGTAAACTACGTCTACAAAGGTGCCTCACAGTCTCATATCTCCTCCCACCCGAGAGGGCAGGCGCAGCCTGTGAACCAGAGGCCACCCCCAgactacagcagctcctccaggatTCAGCACTTTGATAAGAACGTGTATGTGTGA
- the LOC125018249 gene encoding claudin-10-like isoform X1, whose translation MSGMIQEILAFVLTTSGWVLVSSTLPTDYWKVSSLDGTVITTATYWSNLWKTCVTDSTGVSNCKDFPSMLALDGYIQACRGLMIAAVCLGFFGSVFALVGMKCTKIGGSDKSKARIACFAGVDFILSGLCSLSSCSLYAHRITSEFFDPMFVAQKYELGAALFIGWAGSILCILGGSMLCFSIADALTKSNNQVNYVYKGASQSHISSHPRGQAQPVNQRPPPDYSSSSRIQHFDKNVYV comes from the exons ATGAGCGGCATGATTCAGGAGATTTTGGCCTTCGTTTTAACTACCTCGGGGTGGGTGCTGGTGTCTTCCACCCTGCCGACGGACTACTGGAAGGTGTCCTCGCTTGATGGGACAGTCATCACCACAGCTACCTACTGGTCCAATCTGTGGAAAACCTGTGTCACTGATTCAACGGGGGTCTCCAACTGCAAGGACTTCCCCTCGATGCTGGCGCTGGATG GTTACATCCAAGCTTGCAGAGGGCTGATGATAGCGGCCGTCTGCCTGGGTTTCTTCGGCTCCGTGTTCGCCCTCGTGGGAATGAAATGCACCAAAATCGGAGGAAGTGACAAAAGCAAAGCCAGGATCGCCTGCTTTGCCGGCGTAGATTTCATCCTCAGCG gcCTCTGCTCGCTTTCATCATGCTCCTTGTATGCACACCGGATAACATCAGAGTTTTTTGACCCGATGTTTGTGGCACAAAA GTACGAGCTGGGAGCCGCTCTCTTTATCGGCTGGGCCGGTTCTATTCTTTGCATTCTGGGAGGCAGCATGCTCTGCTTCTCGATCGCGGATGCTTTGACCAAAAG CAACAATCAGGTAAACTACGTCTACAAAGGTGCCTCACAGTCTCATATCTCCTCCCACCCGAGAGGGCAGGCGCAGCCTGTGAACCAGAGGCCACCCCCAgactacagcagctcctccaggatTCAGCACTTTGATAAGAACGTGTATGTGTGA